CGAACAATACAGTCAAGAAGGCTAAAGGTGATCCCAAAAAACCAAAGGGCAAGATATCTGCTTATGCCTTCTTTGTGCAGATGTGCAGAGAGGAACATAAGAAGAAAAACCCAGAGGTCCCTCTCAattttgctgaattttccaagaaATGCTCTGAGAGGTGGAAGACCATGTCCGGGAAAGAGAAGTCGAAATTCGATGAGATGGCAAAGGCGAATAAAGTGCGCTATGATCGGGAAATGAAGGATTATGGACCAGCTAAGGGAGGCAAGAAGAAGAAGGACCCTAATTCCCCCAAGAGACCACCGTCTGGATTTTTCCTATTTTGCTCTGAATTCCGTCCCAAGATCAAGTCTACAAACCCTGGCATCTCTATTGGAGATGTGGCAAAGAAACTGGGCGAGATGTGGAATAACTTAAGTGACAGTGAGAAGCAGCCATACATCAACAAGGCAGCAAAGCTGAAGGAGAAGTATGAGAAGGATGTCGCAGACTATAAGTCTAAAGGGAAGTTTGATGGCGCCAAGGGTCCTGCTAAAGTTGCCCGGAAAAAGGtggaagaggaagatgaagaggaggaggaggaggaggaggaggaagaggatgaataaaaaaaaaaaaactgttgatcTGTCTCCTTGTGAATACCTTAGAGTAGGCAGCGCCTTGATTGACACACCTCTCACCCAAGACGTGTCTGTTGCCCTCATTAGGTTTAATTACCCGATTGGCTCATGATCATATCTTAGTCTCTCAAAGTGCTCTAGCAGTTGTAAGTGGTTTACATTAAGTGGCCATGGGTGTCCAGAGCACCTGGAAACTGTATCAAAGTTGTAcatatttccaaacatttttaaaatgaaaagactctCGTGTTCTCCTCACTCTGTGCACTTTGCTGTTGGTGTGACAAGGCATTTAAAGATgtttctggcatttttttttttttaatttgtaaggtGGTGTGTTAATTCTATGGTCATTGGCTAGAAATCCCGAGTTCTCAACTGTACATATCTATAGTTtgtaaaaagaacaaagcaaccGAGACACACTCTTGATGCTCCTTGCTTGGTGTGGAGGCTGTGGGAGCAATGCCTTCCGGAGGGGCCGTAGCTCAGGGTGTGCACTGCGGGGCTGGACCTGCGGACACTGCAGTGGGCATCCATTTAGCTTCAGgttgtcttgtttttgtatataGCGACATAGCATCCCGCTGCCATTCTTAGCTGTGGAAAGGGGAGGGGGGTCAGCAGGCATGAGAAGTGTTTTGGATCCTTTTCAGTTGAAGTGCGGTAGTTTTaaactgttgtgttttttttttaaaacaaactgtaGAACTGTGGCCAAGAGCCACTGCACCAGTGAAAGTTCAAGAACCTTCTGTACGAAACACGATCTGcaatgttgttatttttttctatgtttagaatgttgaaatgtttttgaagttaaataaacagtattacatttaaaaaaaaaaaaaa
The genomic region above belongs to Cervus elaphus chromosome 14, mCerEla1.1, whole genome shotgun sequence and contains:
- the LOC122707463 gene encoding high mobility group protein B3-like — translated: MGKWLPRWLSWRQLARGCGALSHASCPALPRLANNTVKKAKGDPKKPKGKISAYAFFVQMCREEHKKKNPEVPLNFAEFSKKCSERWKTMSGKEKSKFDEMAKANKVRYDREMKDYGPAKGGKKKKDPNSPKRPPSGFFLFCSEFRPKIKSTNPGISIGDVAKKLGEMWNNLSDSEKQPYINKAAKLKEKYEKDVADYKSKGKFDGAKGPAKVARKKVEEEDEEEEEEEEEEEDE